The Apibacter raozihei DNA segment GGAGAAACACCATTTTCTGCAAAAGTAAAAGGAGATCATCTGGTAGGGAAGTATTATGTTATTTTTGATAAGGAATATCAAAAACAAGTAAATGAATTAGTTACTAATGGATTAGATAAAGAAGAAGCAAAAAAAAATGCTCCCATTTTATTAGAAGCACAGGTCATGCTAAGAAAATGGGAAGATGGAGATAAAGAAATAAGACAACTATGGGCAGAAATGAATAGTTGGGTGTATGAAGGTTTTGAACAAACATATAAAAGACTGGGTGTAAATTTTGATTTAATACAATATGAAAGTAATACCTACTTATTAGGTAAAGATGTAATTGAAGAAGGATTAAGCAAAGGGGTATTATTTAAAAAAGAAGACGGATCGGTTTGGGCTGATTTAACAGACGATGGGCTGGATCAAAAATTACTTTTAAGAGGAGATGGTACTTCTGTTTATATAACTCAGGATTTAGGAACTGCTGTAGAACGGTTTACCCGATTTCAATTGGGGGAATTAATTTATACTGTCGGAAATGAGCAAGACTATCATTTTCAGGTTTTATTTTTAATTTTAAAAAAATTGGGCTATGCATGGGCAGATAAATTATTTCACCTTTCTTATGGAATGGTTGATTTACCAAGCGGTAAAATGAAATCCAGAGAGGGTACCGTCGTCGATGCTGATGAGTTAATGGAAGAAATGCATAAAGAAGCGGTTAAGAAAACAGAGGAGTTAGGTAAATTAGATGGTTACACAGAAGCTGAAAAAGAACATACAAATGAAATGATAGGTCTAGGAGCATTAAAATATTATATTTTAAAAGTGGATCCTAAAAAACGTATTCTTTTTGATCCTAACGAAAGTATAGATTTTAATGGAAATACAGGACCGTTTGTACAATATACCTATGCTCGTATTCAATCTGTATTAAGAAAAGCAAATCAACAGATAATTACTATTACGGATCAGCAATTAAATGCAACTGAAAGATCGTTGATTATTTTGCTTGCTTCCTTTTCCGATAGTATTGAAAAGTCTGCTAATACTTTAAATCCGGCTATTGTAGCCAATTATATTTACGATGTAGTAAAAGAATTTAATTATTTTTATCAGAATTATTCTATTCTTAATGCTGAATATGAATCTGAAAAACAGTTAAGATTAGCTTTGGCCCAATGGACTGGGAATGTTATTAAAAGTGCTTTAAACCTTTTAGGTATTGGTGCTCCTGAAAGAATGTAGAATGGCTGAGCAACTGGAACTTATATTAAAAGAAAAAGAAATTAATCCAACAGCTATGAGGCTTTTGGTATTAGATTATTTTTTAAAACAAAGTTCTGCTATCTCCCTTTCTGACTTGGAGTCAGATTTTGATTATTCTGACCGCACAACCTTATTCAGAACTCTGAAAACATTTGAGAAAAAAGGGCTTCTGCACAGTATCAATGATGGGAACGTTACTGTTTATGCTTTGTGTTTGGATAATTGCTCAGAAGAATTTCATGCAGATAG contains these protein-coding regions:
- the argS gene encoding arginine--tRNA ligase, coding for MNPKSLVKEHSLKAIKDLYGLHIHNIEIQSTKEEFEGDYTLVVFPLVKEVRKKPEEIAQELGNVLVQQEVFISFNVVKGFLNLELNPCVFTQLLRESYSNVNYGLSEGNKARIMVEYSSPNTNKPIHLGHIRNNLLGYSISNILKAAGNEVLKSQIINDRGIHICKSMLAWQKFGKGETPFSAKVKGDHLVGKYYVIFDKEYQKQVNELVTNGLDKEEAKKNAPILLEAQVMLRKWEDGDKEIRQLWAEMNSWVYEGFEQTYKRLGVNFDLIQYESNTYLLGKDVIEEGLSKGVLFKKEDGSVWADLTDDGLDQKLLLRGDGTSVYITQDLGTAVERFTRFQLGELIYTVGNEQDYHFQVLFLILKKLGYAWADKLFHLSYGMVDLPSGKMKSREGTVVDADELMEEMHKEAVKKTEELGKLDGYTEAEKEHTNEMIGLGALKYYILKVDPKKRILFDPNESIDFNGNTGPFVQYTYARIQSVLRKANQQIITITDQQLNATERSLIILLASFSDSIEKSANTLNPAIVANYIYDVVKEFNYFYQNYSILNAEYESEKQLRLALAQWTGNVIKSALNLLGIGAPERM
- a CDS encoding Fur family transcriptional regulator, producing MAEQLELILKEKEINPTAMRLLVLDYFLKQSSAISLSDLESDFDYSDRTTLFRTLKTFEKKGLLHSINDGNVTVYALCLDNCSEEFHADSHIHFCCNSCKKVFCLPKVKAPVLEMPLGFKMEKLDIIAHGVCNECK